The following proteins come from a genomic window of Ignavibacteria bacterium:
- a CDS encoding T9SS type A sorting domain-containing protein — MKKIFSIVFLLVVLCSISTYGQLNYKFSSAPGTFTALSGANPFTWVAGATADEGYTNATEIGFSFNYAGKDYTQFQVSTNGFLRFGADLANATKADALDGALRQIVAPLWDNLAVGATSDITYLLEGAAGSRILTVEWKNVKWNSSTSANSQFQVKLYEGTNKIEFVYGAMTKANNVSTSASIGLADNTAITAAGSATGKFLSINVGGTASPRVYHQTMTNAFSSISNSPDANTVFTFEPVTPTPIPAGTYTVGGTGADYKTISDAATALNINGIAGPVVLKVREGSYDDIFHLLNVKGTSETNTITLMNESGPVVLMPTNGSSGSTSGASTADAIIRLDGTQYTTIQGLTLNDNGLSTLALKFEFGVCVGNSQLNGKMTQGGRFNHLKDLKIDMKPTAGIVQTGAMGVRFYTSSSSETDTSMAISYNKIENCNFAGFWLNAWKTYGISGTNPNRGNVVTGCTFGNFSIKSGASYDVRVMQIDCESDLTIEKNKFQNLDVAIQTTNQVYGIWFNAGGSATVVSSGKIIIRDNEMSSIYNSNSALTTGSTIAICVPAVKDGTDIEISGNKIHDIFTNATTTGRADGIFTNIHAGANVKVKIFNNMVYDLRAPKASSTINAVRGIAITNGGGNGTFSVYNNTVYLNNSVPPAVAATNAAHRSSCLNVQSFTTATLDLKNNLLVNTMGTSSNGTGVTEASCFQVENSAVLQRMTVGSDNNLFFADTSVANSGVVYDGTKIYRTMPEYKAIANLAPRETNSFSVDPRTSFVKSDTLYDLHINPSSWLVKAQGTPSAMVSTDIDGDARSTGFTTGPVSIGADEYVPTGKPSVTATGKIADSLTTVFTGVDGKTIGEITWHKGKGTLPDSVAMTYVPGSQLTSNAQASIFKNYSVSTFGGVKGWNADLKLYYNPTTELNGIYEPALKMHQKSSDTWSQLPSTVDTLKHFVLSKIIGGADFTLGTEAPVPSISIASAREDLNSDLVPDKMGQSVTIVGVVVTDNLSKSDTGSVYFLNDKTAGIVLSAAKKLTKELTVGDSLRVTGVIGQHNGQTEITPADTVIGDQGSMVVLKANASVPAPVVITVKDLKSEQYEGNLVVVRGLSKMTSSVPWPVSNDTTLTVGTSTDSLSLFIDHDTKLPGTSEPEWPLDIIGVVGQNSQTLSDGYILIPRNTTDVTVPVLSLATAREDLNTDFIPDRKGQTLKAKGIVVSPDFTASAGGNNYYITDGTAGVLLYSAKKLSAALNIGDSILVKGKIDQYKGATEFVPLTTEVGEKGSVTVLKTNARVPAPIEISIKDVNSEKYEGSLVKVKNIYRYPSSPILPASGVNTSMIVGNEKDSTILFIDLDTDIDGAKELKLPANITGVVGQYTSSKDLNDGYELIPRSMADFDAVSGVEDNLSKIPATYALNQNYPNPFNPSTTISFDLRTNANVTLKIYSVLGEEVLTLMNGSLMPAGHKILSFNASNLPSGMYIYRLEAKGIDGTNFTGIKKMMLLK, encoded by the coding sequence ATGAAGAAAATCTTTTCAATTGTGTTCTTACTGGTGGTGCTGTGTTCAATTAGCACCTACGGACAGTTGAATTACAAGTTCTCCTCGGCTCCAGGAACGTTTACTGCTCTTTCAGGAGCAAATCCGTTTACTTGGGTTGCAGGAGCTACAGCCGATGAAGGTTACACTAATGCGACCGAAATCGGCTTTTCGTTTAACTATGCTGGAAAGGATTATACCCAGTTCCAGGTCTCAACCAACGGTTTCTTAAGGTTTGGTGCAGATCTTGCTAATGCTACAAAAGCCGATGCTCTGGACGGAGCCTTAAGGCAGATTGTTGCACCATTATGGGATAATCTGGCGGTTGGAGCAACTTCCGACATTACTTATTTGCTAGAGGGTGCTGCAGGAAGCCGTATACTTACGGTTGAATGGAAAAATGTAAAGTGGAACAGTTCCACTTCAGCAAATTCTCAGTTTCAGGTAAAACTTTATGAAGGCACAAATAAAATAGAATTTGTTTATGGTGCCATGACAAAGGCTAACAATGTAAGTACCTCAGCCTCAATTGGTCTGGCTGACAATACAGCGATTACAGCGGCTGGCTCGGCAACAGGGAAATTCTTAAGCATTAACGTCGGTGGTACAGCAAGTCCAAGGGTATACCACCAGACAATGACAAATGCTTTCAGCTCTATATCAAACTCACCTGATGCGAACACAGTATTCACTTTTGAGCCTGTAACACCAACTCCAATTCCTGCTGGTACTTACACCGTAGGTGGAACAGGTGCGGACTACAAGACGATAAGTGACGCGGCAACGGCACTGAACATAAATGGAATTGCAGGACCTGTGGTTCTGAAAGTCCGTGAAGGATCCTATGATGACATTTTTCATCTCCTTAATGTAAAAGGAACTTCGGAAACAAATACCATCACACTGATGAATGAAAGCGGTCCGGTTGTCCTGATGCCTACGAACGGTAGCAGCGGCAGTACTTCCGGTGCTTCTACTGCTGATGCAATTATCCGCCTCGATGGAACACAGTATACGACAATTCAGGGCCTGACCTTAAATGACAACGGCTTGTCAACTCTCGCACTGAAGTTCGAATTTGGTGTTTGCGTGGGTAACTCCCAGTTAAACGGTAAAATGACACAGGGCGGCAGGTTTAATCACCTGAAGGACCTTAAGATTGATATGAAGCCTACTGCAGGAATAGTTCAAACCGGTGCGATGGGTGTACGTTTCTATACATCCAGCTCATCAGAAACAGATACCAGCATGGCAATAAGCTATAATAAGATAGAAAACTGTAATTTCGCAGGTTTCTGGCTTAATGCCTGGAAAACTTATGGTATCAGCGGTACTAATCCAAACCGAGGCAACGTTGTAACAGGATGTACATTTGGAAACTTTTCAATTAAATCGGGCGCAAGCTACGATGTGCGCGTAATGCAGATTGATTGCGAATCCGATCTTACAATTGAGAAAAATAAGTTCCAGAATCTTGATGTGGCAATTCAGACCACAAATCAGGTTTATGGAATCTGGTTCAATGCAGGTGGAAGCGCTACAGTCGTTAGCAGCGGAAAAATTATAATCCGCGATAACGAGATGAGCTCAATTTATAACAGCAATTCTGCATTAACAACCGGTTCAACTATCGCTATTTGTGTTCCTGCGGTTAAGGACGGTACAGATATCGAAATTTCCGGCAATAAGATCCACGATATCTTTACAAATGCCACTACTACAGGTCGCGCTGACGGAATCTTTACAAATATTCACGCCGGAGCTAATGTAAAGGTGAAGATCTTTAATAATATGGTCTATGACCTCAGAGCTCCAAAGGCTTCCAGTACAATTAATGCTGTAAGAGGAATTGCCATTACAAACGGCGGCGGAAACGGAACCTTTAGTGTCTATAATAACACTGTTTATTTGAATAATTCTGTTCCCCCGGCAGTAGCTGCAACAAATGCTGCTCATCGTTCATCATGCCTGAATGTGCAGAGTTTTACAACTGCTACACTGGATCTTAAGAATAATCTGTTAGTAAATACGATGGGTACAAGCTCTAATGGTACAGGCGTAACTGAAGCAAGCTGCTTCCAGGTTGAAAATTCAGCAGTCCTCCAGAGAATGACAGTAGGCAGCGATAATAATTTGTTCTTTGCTGATACATCAGTTGCTAACAGCGGTGTTGTTTATGACGGAACTAAGATCTACAGAACAATGCCAGAATATAAGGCAATCGCAAATCTGGCTCCAAGAGAAACAAACTCTTTCTCAGTTGATCCCAGAACCTCATTCGTTAAATCTGATACTTTATATGACCTTCACATAAATCCATCCTCATGGCTCGTGAAGGCACAGGGTACTCCAAGTGCTATGGTTTCAACTGACATTGATGGGGATGCAAGAAGCACAGGTTTCACTACCGGACCTGTATCAATAGGTGCTGATGAATATGTCCCTACAGGCAAGCCTTCAGTTACAGCCACTGGAAAAATTGCAGACAGCCTGACCACTGTATTCACAGGCGTTGACGGCAAAACGATCGGCGAAATTACCTGGCATAAGGGAAAAGGCACACTGCCCGATTCAGTAGCCATGACTTATGTCCCGGGCTCTCAGCTTACCTCAAATGCCCAGGCTTCAATATTCAAGAACTATTCAGTCTCAACTTTCGGTGGCGTAAAAGGCTGGAATGCCGACCTTAAACTCTACTACAACCCGACTACAGAGTTAAACGGTATCTATGAACCGGCCCTCAAAATGCACCAGAAGTCTTCTGACACATGGAGCCAGCTGCCTTCAACTGTTGATACATTAAAGCATTTTGTCCTCTCAAAGATAATTGGCGGGGCAGACTTTACGCTCGGCACTGAGGCCCCGGTTCCATCAATCTCAATTGCCTCGGCAAGAGAGGACTTGAATAGTGATCTTGTACCTGACAAAATGGGTCAGAGTGTAACGATCGTTGGTGTTGTGGTTACAGATAACCTCTCAAAAAGCGACACAGGAAGCGTCTATTTCTTAAACGACAAGACTGCCGGTATCGTTCTTTCTGCAGCAAAGAAGCTTACTAAAGAACTGACCGTTGGCGACAGCCTCAGGGTAACAGGCGTAATCGGCCAGCATAACGGCCAGACTGAAATCACCCCTGCGGATACCGTTATCGGCGACCAGGGAAGTATGGTTGTTCTTAAAGCAAATGCTTCTGTTCCTGCTCCGGTGGTCATTACTGTAAAAGACCTTAAGTCTGAACAGTATGAAGGTAATCTTGTTGTTGTAAGAGGCCTTTCAAAAATGACTTCAAGCGTGCCATGGCCGGTTTCAAACGACACAACTTTGACTGTCGGCACTAGTACAGATTCTTTGTCACTCTTTATTGATCACGACACAAAGCTGCCGGGAACAAGTGAACCTGAATGGCCGCTGGATATCATTGGCGTGGTCGGACAGAATTCGCAGACCCTCAGTGACGGTTACATACTTATACCGAGAAATACAACAGACGTAACTGTACCGGTTCTTTCTCTGGCAACGGCAAGAGAAGACTTGAACACCGACTTTATACCCGACAGAAAGGGACAGACACTTAAGGCTAAAGGCATTGTTGTTTCACCCGACTTTACCGCAAGTGCCGGTGGAAATAACTACTATATTACTGACGGAACTGCAGGTGTACTGCTCTATTCAGCCAAGAAACTTTCAGCCGCGCTGAACATTGGCGACAGCATACTTGTAAAAGGCAAGATCGATCAGTATAAGGGTGCAACTGAATTTGTTCCTCTTACAACTGAAGTAGGTGAAAAAGGAAGCGTTACGGTACTCAAGACAAATGCAAGAGTTCCTGCTCCAATTGAAATATCAATAAAAGATGTTAATTCAGAAAAATATGAGGGAAGTCTTGTAAAAGTTAAAAACATTTACAGATATCCTTCAAGCCCTATCTTGCCGGCATCGGGCGTAAATACCAGCATGATAGTTGGTAACGAGAAAGATTCAACTATACTCTTTATCGATCTTGATACCGATATCGACGGAGCAAAAGAACTTAAATTGCCTGCTAATATTACGGGTGTCGTTGGTCAGTATACTTCATCCAAAGACCTGAACGACGGCTACGAACTGATTCCGAGAAGCATGGCTGATTTTGACGCTGTAAGCGGAGTTGAAGATAATTTATCAAAGATTCCTGCTACATATGCTCTTAATCAGAACTATCCGAACCCGTTTAACCCTTCAACTACCATCAGCTTTGACCTTAGGACAAATGCAAACGTAACATTGAAGATCTATAGTGTTCTTGGAGAGGAAGTCTTAACACTTATGAATGGCAGCTTAATGCCTGCCGGCCATAAGATACTTTCATTCAATGCGTCTAACCTGCCAAGCGGAATGTATATTTACAGGCTGGAAGCAAAGGGAATTGACGGAACCAACTTTACGGGCATTAAGAAAATGATGCTTCTTAAGTAA
- a CDS encoding L-lactate dehydrogenase, producing the protein MKVGIIGAGLVGSTSAYAIVMTKAASEIVLIDANEKRAIAEAADIQHAVPFTHATDIHAGSYEDLKEAKIIIIAAGASQRPGETRLALFERNAAILNQIIPNTVKFAPNAIFLIATNPVDIITHISTKIAQKYGVPSSHVIGSGTTLDTARFRALVGIHAGVDSQHVHGYVIGEHGDSEVLTWANIDISGIPLADFIQFRKVEFNDQIRREIDEGVRNAAYKIIEGKGSTYYGIGAAIARIVDAINRDNRAILTVSTINEEVEGIREVALSLPHLIGGNGDLGTLPLRLSYEERLLLRKSAQIIKEKIDEYENKAEK; encoded by the coding sequence ATGAAAGTTGGAATAATTGGTGCCGGACTGGTGGGATCTACATCAGCCTACGCTATAGTAATGACAAAAGCCGCAAGTGAAATTGTCTTAATAGATGCTAATGAAAAACGCGCAATTGCCGAGGCTGCAGATATACAGCATGCAGTTCCTTTTACACACGCTACCGACATACATGCCGGGAGTTACGAGGACCTGAAAGAGGCCAAAATTATTATAATTGCTGCCGGTGCAAGCCAGAGGCCGGGAGAAACCAGGCTCGCGCTTTTCGAAAGAAATGCCGCAATATTAAACCAGATAATCCCTAATACAGTGAAATTTGCCCCTAATGCAATATTCCTGATTGCAACAAACCCGGTGGATATTATTACACATATCAGTACAAAAATTGCTCAGAAGTACGGGGTCCCTTCTTCGCACGTTATCGGATCGGGTACTACTCTGGATACCGCCCGTTTCAGGGCGCTGGTCGGAATCCATGCCGGAGTTGACTCACAGCATGTGCACGGATATGTGATAGGTGAACACGGGGATTCTGAAGTCCTTACATGGGCTAATATCGATATCAGCGGAATTCCTCTGGCAGACTTCATCCAGTTCAGAAAAGTTGAATTTAACGATCAGATCAGGCGCGAAATTGATGAAGGAGTGCGCAATGCTGCATATAAAATTATTGAAGGCAAAGGTTCAACCTACTACGGTATAGGCGCTGCAATTGCAAGAATAGTTGATGCAATTAACAGGGATAACCGGGCAATACTGACAGTCTCAACCATAAATGAAGAGGTCGAAGGGATAAGGGAAGTCGCGCTGTCGCTTCCGCACCTGATCGGAGGAAACGGGGATTTAGGTACGCTTCCATTAAGATTAAGCTACGAAGAAAGGCTCCTCTTAAGAAAAAGCGCACAGATAATAAAAGAAAAAATTGATGAATATGAAAATAAGGCGGAGAAATAA
- a CDS encoding polysaccharide deacetylase family protein: protein MKFRFTIALLSLIIAFFFNTSLLDAQNLEGSHPEREVAITFDDLPAVSTRQDIKSWNELTDNLLSIIKDNNVPAVGFVIESHLYDENAYNTKKAELLNKWLDQGLELGNHTYSHPSLNRIPLQKYEDDLIKGEATVGKVLQEHNMKLRYFRHPFLQTGRTIAKRDSFNTFLSERGYTVAPVTIDNSDWIFARAYDNARDKGDKEMMKKVADAYIPYMESKFEYFEKQSVKLFGREVKQVLLVHANTINSEHFGEIARMLKNRGYKFITLQDAISDSAYKSPDTFTGAGGISWLHRWAYTKGHRREFFAGEPMTPEFVMEEAGVTEE from the coding sequence ATGAAATTTAGGTTTACAATAGCTCTATTATCCCTGATTATTGCTTTCTTTTTCAATACATCTTTACTTGATGCCCAGAACCTTGAGGGCAGTCATCCGGAAAGGGAAGTTGCAATCACCTTCGACGACCTCCCGGCCGTATCCACAAGGCAGGATATTAAGTCCTGGAATGAGCTTACAGATAACCTCCTTTCAATAATTAAAGATAATAATGTGCCGGCAGTGGGTTTTGTAATAGAAAGCCACCTCTATGATGAAAACGCGTATAATACTAAAAAGGCGGAGCTCTTAAATAAATGGCTCGATCAGGGACTTGAGCTTGGAAACCATACGTATTCACATCCGAGCCTTAACCGTATTCCTCTTCAGAAATATGAGGACGACCTGATTAAAGGAGAGGCAACTGTGGGGAAAGTGCTCCAGGAGCACAATATGAAACTCAGGTATTTCAGACACCCATTCCTCCAGACCGGAAGAACCATCGCCAAAAGAGACTCATTTAATACTTTTCTTTCTGAAAGAGGCTATACTGTTGCTCCTGTAACAATAGATAATTCCGACTGGATATTTGCTCGCGCATATGACAATGCAAGGGACAAGGGGGATAAAGAGATGATGAAAAAAGTTGCAGATGCATACATCCCCTACATGGAAAGCAAATTTGAATATTTTGAAAAACAGTCTGTGAAACTATTCGGACGCGAAGTTAAGCAGGTGCTTTTAGTTCACGCCAATACAATCAATTCGGAACATTTCGGTGAAATAGCCCGTATGCTGAAAAACCGCGGCTATAAGTTCATTACTCTTCAGGATGCAATAAGCGACAGCGCGTACAAGTCGCCCGATACATTTACCGGCGCCGGCGGCATCAGCTGGCTTCACCGCTGGGCATACACAAAGGGGCACAGAAGGGAATTCTTTGCCGGTGAACCTATGACCCCGGAATTCGTAATGGAAGAGGCCGGAGTTACAGAAGAATAA
- a CDS encoding class I SAM-dependent methyltransferase has translation MTVKKAYNSWSETYDTDVNLTRDLDETATRESLQGISYGRTLELGCGTGKNTSFLSGISEQMWAVDFSEGMISRAKEKLRSGNVTFSLADITKPWPFSDGTFDLIVSNLVLEHIEELDFIFSEASRTLKKGGAFFVCELHPFRQYQGKKARFERGDKTIEIQAYVHDISDFLASSKSSRLNLKDLREWRHEKDEAQGVPRLISFRFEK, from the coding sequence ATGACAGTTAAGAAGGCGTACAACAGCTGGTCTGAGACTTACGACACGGACGTTAACCTCACGCGTGACCTGGATGAAACGGCAACAAGAGAAAGCCTGCAAGGAATCAGCTACGGAAGGACGCTTGAGCTCGGATGCGGCACGGGGAAAAATACATCTTTTCTTTCGGGCATTTCAGAACAAATGTGGGCGGTGGATTTTTCAGAAGGAATGATTTCCAGGGCAAAAGAAAAGCTGAGGTCCGGCAATGTTACATTTTCACTCGCTGATATTACGAAGCCATGGCCTTTTTCAGACGGGACGTTTGACCTGATTGTCTCAAACCTTGTACTTGAACACATTGAAGAGCTGGATTTTATATTCTCTGAAGCCTCCAGGACGCTTAAAAAGGGAGGGGCATTCTTTGTATGCGAGCTCCACCCATTCAGGCAGTATCAGGGTAAAAAAGCCAGGTTTGAACGCGGGGACAAGACAATTGAAATACAGGCATATGTACACGACATCTCAGATTTCCTGGCATCTTCTAAAAGCAGCAGGTTAAATCTGAAGGACCTCAGGGAATGGCGCCATGAGAAAGACGAGGCACAAGGAGTGCCCAGGCTCATCTCCTTCAGATTTGAAAAATAG
- a CDS encoding phosphatase PAP2 family protein → MRRSVINRNLSLLLFLVWGTSLLNAQDVYTGGISPVFKTSRSLLQAHSASSLSLSRPGFSNAVSLSTSAVNQPGPDIKIYSGLGDNIVNSFKGINLYLHLAGIASTALLTSTGSDYYVFKYFNEHPAYGDAARPVIRFAQYFPFVIGGALYAHGKLNSDQEAVAASFAVLQSTALAFVYNSMLKAITGRPHPNWREESDMMALSKQFRFGFWRGGIFWGWPSGHTSSTMAVVSALTNFYPGKTWLKVLGYGYTAYMMFGVSSLNRGGMHWFSDAVAAALMSYAIGSTVGKFYRRQFENKAPSQAGTSPSMRIFPDFSFSIPL, encoded by the coding sequence ATGAGAAGAAGCGTTATAAATAGAAACCTCTCATTATTATTGTTCCTCGTTTGGGGAACATCCCTCTTAAATGCACAGGATGTTTACACCGGAGGCATTTCACCGGTTTTTAAGACAAGCAGGTCTCTTCTGCAGGCTCATTCAGCATCCTCCTTAAGTTTAAGCCGCCCGGGCTTCAGTAATGCAGTCTCACTTTCCACCTCTGCAGTAAATCAGCCCGGGCCTGATATAAAGATTTACAGCGGCCTGGGAGACAACATTGTAAACAGCTTTAAGGGAATTAACCTTTACCTCCATCTGGCAGGAATAGCTTCAACCGCACTGCTTACCTCAACCGGAAGCGACTATTACGTTTTTAAGTATTTTAACGAACACCCTGCCTATGGAGATGCGGCAAGGCCCGTGATCCGTTTTGCGCAGTATTTCCCTTTTGTAATAGGGGGAGCGCTTTATGCGCATGGCAAGCTAAATTCCGATCAGGAGGCTGTTGCGGCATCCTTTGCCGTTCTGCAGTCCACCGCACTGGCATTTGTATATAATTCCATGCTTAAGGCAATTACAGGAAGGCCGCATCCCAACTGGAGGGAGGAAAGTGATATGATGGCTCTAAGCAAACAGTTCCGTTTTGGCTTTTGGCGGGGAGGGATATTCTGGGGCTGGCCCTCGGGTCATACATCTTCAACAATGGCCGTGGTTTCGGCTTTAACGAACTTCTACCCAGGTAAGACCTGGCTTAAGGTTCTGGGCTATGGTTATACGGCTTATATGATGTTTGGCGTTTCTTCCCTTAACAGGGGAGGAATGCACTGGTTTTCCGATGCTGTAGCCGCTGCATTGATGTCCTATGCAATAGGTTCGACTGTAGGCAAGTTTTACCGCAGACAATTCGAGAATAAGGCGCCTTCTCAGGCCGGAACATCGCCGTCCATGCGGATTTTCCCTGATTTTAGCTTCTCAATCCCTCTTTAG
- a CDS encoding TonB-dependent receptor: MKYFVLLFTLLVFAEASYTQNYSVKGSVRDYYTDQAVSEVKVILSRGNFNTETDSLGGFTLSNIPEGEYSITFSRIGYNAKTLRLSLLPGKKEEYLEVTLEPVKLNDIYVTSTRYEKNIREVPLPVEVMTGSDIEKISAVSVSDLLKNKPGIALQRDGVWGTTVNIRGLSRSSVVTLIDGNRIETATDISAGLSLIDINNIERIEVIKGAASSLYGTGALGGIVNVISKSGQYSDSFTIGGSLGSGYNSVNNSGFGTVSLSAGASSWFAHASGSLRNADNIKTPRGTLNNSQFKDNSFSADLGIKPLADNELKISYQRFYASNVGIPGGGSLFPSAAIVRYPTEERKLLSAEYSLKNISRNFLKLSAKYYYQFILRDVENIPNTVTKTPAQNGQPAKMTSVLKITPNARHYTNGLQLQTDWRIGESNYFIAGVDAWQRALDSRRERSIRVSVFNAKGDSVVKATNQIVGERPLPESRFRSIGFYAQDEIKVIKDKLRMTLGGRFDQINIKNNSVSNPVYTIVNGVRNDAPANTPYWLEGKANNYSWSGNVDMLYSLTKGVNFNLNFARSFRAPSLEERFRYIDQGSVIYLGDPDLKPEDGFSTDAGVRIFNEVLSFNFNVFLNSLSNMVVDKPSTYEGRAAFVSTNVGKARLYGFDLNAEYNLLNNYVLYMLASYVNGRDVEKDLYLPLMPPLNGKVGFRAPVMEYANVDLSATLFSAQNHTAQGEMKTPGYATFDLYLNSVPLKLWNSSLTASAGIENIMDKAYRNHLASNRGLLNVEPGRNFFLKLNFNW, translated from the coding sequence TTGAAATATTTTGTACTGCTTTTTACTTTATTGGTCTTTGCTGAAGCATCTTACACGCAGAATTATTCAGTCAAAGGATCTGTCAGGGATTATTATACCGATCAGGCCGTTTCTGAGGTGAAAGTGATTCTTTCCAGGGGTAATTTTAATACAGAAACAGACAGCCTGGGCGGCTTTACCCTCAGCAATATCCCCGAAGGAGAATATTCCATTACATTCTCGCGCATTGGGTATAATGCAAAAACATTAAGACTTTCTCTGCTTCCGGGTAAAAAAGAGGAGTATCTTGAGGTAACACTTGAACCCGTTAAACTGAACGACATATATGTAACCAGTACCAGATATGAAAAAAATATCAGGGAAGTTCCTCTTCCTGTAGAGGTAATGACGGGAAGCGATATTGAAAAAATATCCGCTGTTTCCGTATCAGATCTGTTAAAAAATAAACCCGGAATTGCACTTCAAAGAGACGGAGTCTGGGGTACAACCGTAAATATCAGAGGGCTCAGCCGTTCATCCGTTGTGACCTTGATAGACGGGAACAGAATTGAAACTGCCACAGACATTTCGGCAGGGCTATCCTTAATTGACATCAACAATATAGAAAGAATTGAAGTTATTAAAGGCGCCGCATCATCTCTATACGGCACCGGAGCCCTTGGCGGAATTGTAAACGTTATTTCCAAAAGCGGACAGTACAGCGACAGCTTTACAATTGGCGGCTCCCTGGGAAGCGGCTACAATTCAGTCAATAACAGCGGTTTCGGCACGGTGTCATTAAGCGCAGGCGCCTCCTCATGGTTTGCACACGCAAGCGGCTCATTAAGAAATGCAGACAACATTAAAACCCCAAGAGGGACCTTGAACAACAGCCAGTTTAAGGACAACAGCTTTTCTGCCGACCTTGGAATTAAGCCTCTGGCCGACAACGAATTAAAAATCAGCTATCAGAGATTCTATGCCTCAAATGTCGGTATACCGGGCGGAGGAAGCCTTTTCCCTTCAGCGGCAATTGTAAGATATCCGACCGAGGAAAGGAAGCTCTTAAGCGCTGAATACAGCCTTAAAAATATTTCGCGGAACTTCCTTAAACTCTCAGCTAAATATTACTACCAGTTTATTTTAAGGGATGTGGAAAACATTCCAAATACCGTAACTAAGACCCCGGCTCAGAACGGGCAGCCGGCAAAGATGACCAGCGTCCTGAAGATTACTCCCAACGCCAGGCACTATACAAACGGACTTCAGCTGCAGACTGACTGGAGAATTGGTGAAAGTAATTACTTTATTGCAGGCGTCGATGCATGGCAAAGAGCGCTCGACTCAAGACGTGAAAGATCCATACGGGTGTCGGTCTTTAATGCAAAAGGCGACTCGGTTGTAAAGGCAACAAATCAGATAGTGGGCGAAAGACCCCTTCCCGAGTCACGCTTCCGCAGCATAGGATTTTATGCCCAGGATGAAATTAAGGTGATTAAAGACAAGCTGAGAATGACGCTGGGCGGAAGATTTGACCAGATCAACATTAAAAACAACAGCGTCAGCAATCCGGTCTATACAATTGTAAACGGAGTAAGAAATGACGCTCCTGCCAATACCCCATACTGGCTTGAAGGAAAAGCCAATAATTACTCCTGGAGCGGAAACGTGGACATGCTTTATTCCCTTACTAAGGGAGTAAATTTTAACCTTAATTTTGCGCGCTCTTTCAGGGCCCCTTCTTTGGAGGAAAGGTTCAGGTATATCGATCAGGGCAGCGTAATCTACTTGGGTGATCCTGATCTTAAGCCAGAAGACGGGTTCAGTACCGATGCCGGCGTAAGGATATTTAATGAAGTCCTTTCCTTTAATTTCAACGTGTTCTTAAACAGCCTGAGCAATATGGTTGTCGATAAGCCTTCAACGTATGAAGGACGGGCGGCTTTTGTAAGCACAAACGTTGGGAAGGCCAGACTCTACGGCTTTGACCTCAATGCGGAGTATAACCTGTTAAATAACTACGTCCTCTACATGCTTGCCTCATACGTCAACGGAAGAGACGTTGAAAAAGACCTTTATCTGCCCCTGATGCCGCCGTTAAACGGAAAGGTTGGTTTCAGGGCTCCTGTTATGGAATATGCAAACGTTGATTTGTCGGCAACCCTGTTTTCAGCGCAGAACCATACAGCCCAGGGAGAGATGAAGACTCCGGGCTATGCAACTTTCGATCTCTATCTTAATTCTGTTCCGTTAAAGTTATGGAATAGCAGCCTTACGGCTTCTGCCGGAATTGAAAACATTATGGACAAAGCTTACAGGAATCACCTGGCGTCAAACCGCGGGCTTCTTAACGTTGAACCGGGAAGAAATTTCTTCCTGAAATTGAATTTTAACTGGTAA